One genomic window of Polynucleobacter sp. HIN11 includes the following:
- the ftsL gene encoding cell division protein FtsL, producing the protein MNRATLSLLVLLLICALSLVTSQQKTRKLFVSLERAQAQERRLNQEWLRLEFEQRNLSKSARIRDVARNQLRMSPITPDRTLYFKEGL; encoded by the coding sequence ATGAATCGCGCCACGCTAAGCCTACTTGTATTACTACTAATTTGTGCATTGTCGCTGGTTACTTCTCAACAAAAAACGAGAAAGTTATTTGTGTCCTTGGAGCGCGCCCAAGCACAAGAGCGTCGACTCAATCAAGAATGGTTACGGTTGGAGTTTGAGCAGCGTAATCTTTCCAAATCAGCTCGTATTCGTGATGTGGCTCGCAATCAATTGCGGATGAGCCCGATTACTCCAGATCGCACTCTCTACTTTAAGGAAGGTCTATGA
- a CDS encoding UDP-N-acetylmuramoyl-L-alanyl-D-glutamate--2,6-diaminopimelate ligase — protein sequence MTHRDILPYLRQSLAPSAKLVADTRLITKGDVFLAYSVGHGKALRDGRIYIAQALSRGAAYVLYQPQTDEGQSVAWETDLDERCIAVPELAQYAGWLSSEWYGKPSEVMPVIGVTGTNGKTSVTQWLAQCLSDRAAVIGTLGSGFPNQLQGLGYTTPDAPRLQMELASLKAKGAEYIALEVSSHALEQGRVNGTHFACAVFTNLSRDHLDYHGSMAEYGAAKARLFLDFHPKNVVINIDDSFGRELLMRMATREGVEIWAYGMSQSSFQGLEKLQSRFKAIYFQEHIFGTNAYQCQLSIDGVNHLATIPVLGIFNLSNALAVISTLMVFGIPDALKRLSNLKPVLGRMEVIHSDRADTPLLVVDYAHTPDALQKVLETLKPIAQGRGGKLVCVFGCGGDRDQEKRPMMGAVAQSIADHVIVTSDNPRSEDPQVIMDMIVAGMGDHHTSSVELIADRAAAIMTAVRQAQAQDVVLVAGKGHETTQEIQGKRFDFSDQAHLRLVSGGSV from the coding sequence ATGACCCATCGAGATATATTGCCTTATTTAAGGCAAAGCCTTGCACCCAGCGCCAAATTAGTTGCCGATACTCGCCTAATTACAAAAGGCGATGTATTTCTGGCTTACTCGGTTGGGCACGGGAAGGCCCTCCGAGATGGACGAATCTATATCGCTCAGGCACTCTCCCGAGGGGCTGCTTACGTGTTGTATCAACCGCAGACCGATGAAGGCCAAAGTGTCGCTTGGGAAACGGATTTAGATGAGCGTTGTATTGCGGTTCCCGAGCTTGCTCAATATGCTGGGTGGTTAAGCTCAGAGTGGTATGGCAAACCCAGCGAAGTGATGCCGGTGATTGGCGTGACTGGCACGAATGGTAAGACCAGTGTGACCCAATGGCTTGCACAATGTTTATCCGATAGAGCTGCCGTGATCGGTACACTCGGTAGTGGCTTTCCAAACCAATTACAAGGACTGGGGTACACCACCCCAGATGCGCCCCGCTTACAAATGGAGCTTGCTAGCTTAAAAGCAAAAGGGGCTGAATATATTGCACTCGAGGTATCTTCACATGCCCTAGAGCAAGGACGTGTGAATGGCACTCACTTTGCTTGCGCCGTCTTTACGAATCTTAGCCGTGATCACTTGGATTATCACGGCAGCATGGCAGAGTATGGTGCCGCAAAAGCCCGACTTTTTCTTGATTTTCATCCAAAGAATGTCGTTATCAATATTGATGATTCTTTTGGACGCGAGCTACTAATGAGAATGGCGACGCGCGAGGGTGTGGAGATTTGGGCATACGGTATGTCTCAAAGCTCATTTCAGGGATTAGAAAAATTACAAAGCCGGTTCAAAGCTATATATTTTCAGGAGCACATCTTTGGAACGAATGCCTATCAATGTCAGTTGAGTATTGATGGGGTCAATCATTTAGCCACTATTCCCGTATTGGGCATATTTAATTTAAGTAATGCCTTGGCCGTGATTTCAACCTTGATGGTTTTTGGAATTCCAGATGCCCTAAAACGTCTCTCTAACCTAAAACCTGTTTTAGGTCGTATGGAAGTGATTCATAGTGATCGCGCAGACACTCCATTGTTGGTAGTTGATTACGCCCATACCCCCGACGCATTGCAAAAAGTTTTAGAAACATTAAAACCAATTGCACAAGGACGCGGAGGAAAACTGGTGTGCGTATTTGGCTGTGGTGGAGACAGGGATCAAGAAAAGCGCCCCATGATGGGAGCAGTTGCGCAATCGATTGCTGATCATGTGATCGTTACGAGTGATAACCCACGCTCCGAAGATCCGCAGGTCATAATGGACATGATTGTGGCTGGGATGGGTGACCATCACACCTCATCCGTTGAGCTCATTGCAGATCGTGCTGCAGCGATCATGACTGCCGTTAGACAAGCTCAAGCTCAAGATGTTGTTCTGGTTGCCGGTAAGGGCCATGAGACTACCCAAGAAATTCAGGGGAAACGCTTTGACTTTTCAGATCAAGCGCATTTGCGTTTAGTGAGCGGAGGGTCGGTTTGA
- the mraY gene encoding phospho-N-acetylmuramoyl-pentapeptide-transferase — MLLILAQWLQDDYGFFRVFSYITFRAVMATMTALLIGLVFGPWVIRKLTSMKVDQAVRTNGPQTHLAKVGTPTMGGVLILIAIFISCVLWADLSNRFIWIVMLVTFGFGAIGWVDDYRKVVHKDPKGMSSREKFFWQTLIGLFAAIYLAFSVSEVNNLKVLQLFMSWVESGFSLDLPAKSNLTVPFMKEVSYPLGVMGFIILSYLVIVGSSNAVNLTDGLDGLVIMPVILVGAALGAFAYVMGNAIYAKYLLFPHIPGAGELLIFCGAMGGAGLAFLWYNAHPAQVFMGDVGALALGGALGTIAVIVRQEIVLFVMGGIFVAETVSVMMQVLWFKFTKKYYGEGRRIFRMAPLHHHFELGGWRETQVVVRFWIITILLVLVGLSSLKLR, encoded by the coding sequence ATGCTCTTGATCTTGGCCCAATGGTTACAAGACGATTATGGATTTTTCCGGGTCTTCTCTTACATCACCTTTCGTGCCGTGATGGCAACCATGACCGCACTTCTGATTGGTCTTGTCTTTGGCCCTTGGGTGATTCGGAAGTTGACTTCGATGAAAGTGGATCAAGCGGTTCGTACCAATGGACCCCAAACGCATTTAGCCAAAGTAGGCACCCCCACGATGGGTGGCGTATTGATCCTCATTGCTATTTTTATCTCCTGCGTGTTGTGGGCCGATTTGAGTAATCGCTTTATTTGGATCGTCATGCTAGTGACCTTTGGTTTTGGTGCGATTGGTTGGGTCGATGACTATCGCAAGGTAGTCCACAAGGATCCCAAAGGAATGTCTTCAAGAGAAAAATTCTTTTGGCAAACCTTGATTGGTTTATTTGCAGCGATTTATCTAGCGTTCTCGGTTTCAGAAGTCAATAACCTGAAGGTTCTACAGTTATTCATGAGTTGGGTCGAGAGCGGCTTCTCCTTAGATCTGCCAGCCAAGTCAAACTTAACCGTCCCCTTCATGAAAGAAGTGAGTTATCCCTTGGGGGTTATGGGCTTCATCATTTTGAGTTACTTGGTCATTGTTGGTAGTAGTAATGCCGTGAACTTAACGGATGGTCTAGATGGATTAGTCATCATGCCCGTGATTTTGGTGGGCGCTGCACTAGGAGCCTTTGCCTATGTTATGGGTAACGCAATCTACGCGAAGTATTTGCTATTTCCTCATATTCCGGGTGCCGGTGAGTTATTGATCTTTTGTGGTGCGATGGGTGGCGCAGGCCTAGCGTTTCTTTGGTACAACGCGCATCCCGCCCAAGTTTTTATGGGTGACGTAGGCGCTCTCGCTCTGGGCGGCGCCCTAGGAACCATCGCAGTCATTGTTCGTCAAGAGATTGTTCTCTTTGTGATGGGCGGGATTTTCGTTGCTGAAACAGTCTCTGTGATGATGCAAGTTCTATGGTTCAAGTTCACCAAAAAATATTATGGTGAAGGACGACGTATTTTCCGGATGGCGCCTTTGCATCATCATTTTGAACTTGGCGGATGGCGCGAGACGCAAGTAGTTGTGCGTTTTTGGATCATTACGATTTTGTTGGTGCTCGTTGGCTTGTCAAGCCTTAAGTTACGGTGA
- a CDS encoding peptidoglycan D,D-transpeptidase FtsI family protein: protein MKPVGFSTSPNVVLRLPMWRSRLMLFLLFIAFAALVIRAFWIQGPGNGFYEAKAVKGVQREIEMRATRGKILDRNGQLIATSLEAKAVIAYTDNIPADLAPEKITQLAKLLEMSEAEIKKRFADERNQVFLKRQVDPEVAQQIRRLEIPGIGLNNEYRRHYPEGEAMAHVVGFTNVEDRGQEGIELARDKDLAAQPGKRRVVVDRLGRIVNDIAILQFPQDGQDLQLSIDSKIQYIAYNALKSAVEKHRAKAGGAVVLDVRTGEILALANWPSYNPNSRKALTGEQLRNRVLTDTFEPGSTMKPFPVALALEQGKVQPETNMTIGQKLLVGPKPITDTHPYGMLTVSQVIQKSSNIGTAKLALQLEPREMWDLFAAVGFGQAPNIGFPGAVAGRLHPYQKWGQSDQARMSFGYGISTSLFQLARAYTIFARDGELVPTTILRSPDYKPGTRVITAKSAIEMRNMLETVTEQGGTALTARAEGFRVGGKTGTSHKVEGKGYASNKYRAFFVGLAPISAPRIVVAVMVDEPTVGGYYGGQVAAPVFSTIVSETLRSLNVTPDMNERTVVQAPDAQPVTSALQKVALKQ from the coding sequence ATGAAACCGGTAGGTTTCTCGACCTCTCCAAATGTTGTGTTGCGACTGCCAATGTGGCGTTCGCGACTGATGCTGTTCCTCTTGTTTATCGCATTCGCAGCCTTGGTCATTCGTGCATTTTGGATTCAGGGCCCAGGCAATGGATTTTATGAAGCCAAAGCGGTCAAGGGTGTGCAGCGCGAGATTGAGATGCGCGCTACGCGTGGAAAAATTTTGGATCGCAATGGTCAGTTAATTGCAACAAGCCTTGAAGCAAAGGCTGTGATTGCTTACACGGATAATATTCCAGCCGATCTTGCGCCTGAGAAAATTACGCAGCTTGCCAAGCTCTTGGAGATGAGTGAGGCAGAGATAAAGAAGCGTTTTGCCGATGAGCGCAATCAAGTATTTTTAAAGCGTCAGGTTGATCCTGAGGTTGCTCAACAAATCCGTCGTTTAGAAATTCCAGGAATTGGATTGAATAATGAGTATCGTCGCCATTACCCAGAAGGGGAGGCGATGGCTCACGTAGTTGGCTTTACGAATGTGGAGGACCGCGGTCAAGAAGGAATTGAGCTGGCGCGCGATAAAGACTTGGCGGCTCAGCCAGGGAAACGACGGGTTGTAGTCGATCGCTTGGGCCGGATAGTGAATGACATTGCGATCTTGCAATTTCCACAAGATGGCCAAGATCTCCAACTCTCGATTGATAGCAAGATTCAGTACATTGCATATAACGCGTTAAAGAGTGCCGTTGAAAAGCATCGTGCCAAGGCCGGTGGCGCGGTAGTGCTGGATGTGCGCACTGGAGAAATTTTGGCATTGGCTAATTGGCCAAGCTATAACCCCAACTCGCGTAAAGCACTGACTGGTGAGCAGCTACGTAATCGAGTATTGACCGATACCTTTGAGCCAGGCTCCACGATGAAGCCTTTCCCCGTTGCGCTTGCGCTTGAGCAAGGTAAGGTGCAGCCTGAAACCAATATGACCATTGGTCAAAAGTTATTAGTAGGCCCCAAACCGATTACGGATACGCATCCCTATGGAATGTTGACGGTATCCCAAGTGATTCAGAAATCGAGCAATATCGGCACTGCAAAATTAGCGCTGCAGCTTGAACCTCGTGAGATGTGGGATTTATTTGCGGCCGTTGGTTTTGGCCAGGCCCCGAACATTGGATTCCCTGGCGCAGTGGCAGGGCGCTTGCATCCATATCAAAAATGGGGCCAAAGTGATCAAGCTCGTATGTCCTTTGGATATGGAATATCCACATCATTATTTCAATTGGCACGCGCTTACACGATTTTTGCTCGCGATGGCGAGTTGGTACCTACCACCATTTTGCGTAGCCCAGATTACAAACCGGGCACTCGAGTGATTACGGCTAAGTCCGCGATTGAGATGCGCAATATGTTAGAAACCGTTACCGAGCAAGGCGGCACAGCATTGACTGCGCGCGCAGAGGGATTTCGGGTTGGTGGAAAAACCGGTACCTCACATAAGGTTGAAGGTAAAGGCTACGCTTCCAATAAGTATCGAGCATTCTTTGTTGGCTTGGCACCGATTAGCGCCCCGCGCATTGTGGTTGCGGTGATGGTTGATGAACCCACCGTTGGTGGTTATTACGGTGGCCAGGTTGCTGCACCCGTGTTCTCAACGATTGTGAGCGAGACTTTGCGTAGCTTGAACGTCACTCCCGATATGAATGAACGCACGGTGGTACAGGCGCCGGATGCACAACCGGTAACTAGTGCGTTACAAAAAGTGGCGCTGAAGCAATGA
- a CDS encoding Mur ligase family protein, which yields MNQRLLYPFSSSHGDEFARLTSPQILIVGLGESGYAMAKWCLSQGAQVQLADTRPLSKLNSQQQTWLSELKDGGLKSFTPEVSDWKGLLEQADILGISPGLSPLQEPANSFLAICEERKIPVWSEIEFFARALAALNRMALETHTKYQPNILAITGTNGKTTTSALTAQICERAGRHVALAGNISPAALEKLSTVLNEAESFADLPHIWVLELSSFQLHFTHTLNPTAATVLNLSQDHLDWHGDMQAYAAAKARILGRDSVLVLNRDDSLVNEIFSDVVDHKIISFGSDVPRESDSFGIERDLNGGGIDWLVWAEPDEATQALEQEEAQEGFIKRRRRRKNNAYEEAESLRLKRLIPADALRIRGRHNALNALAALALARAAGLGIGLLLHGLREYQGEPHRVQTVAVIRDVEYIDDSKGTNVGATVAALMGLGTASSQKNIWLIAGGDGKGQDFTPLSEPINRFVKGLILIGRDGPAIKAVCSSPISQGSLQVIEAKDLESAVQSVAQHAAAGDLVLLSPACASFDMFKNYQHRAQVFVDAVHELTNQWSDSPNEHLGASV from the coding sequence ATGAACCAGCGCTTACTTTACCCATTTAGTTCCAGTCATGGCGATGAGTTCGCCAGACTAACTTCACCACAAATCCTAATTGTGGGTTTAGGTGAATCTGGCTATGCCATGGCGAAGTGGTGCTTAAGCCAGGGTGCACAAGTACAACTTGCTGATACACGCCCTCTCTCGAAGCTAAATTCACAACAACAAACTTGGCTTAGTGAGCTTAAGGATGGGGGACTCAAGTCCTTTACCCCTGAAGTAAGCGATTGGAAGGGATTGCTCGAGCAAGCTGATATTTTAGGAATCAGCCCTGGCTTATCGCCACTGCAAGAGCCGGCTAATTCATTTTTAGCCATCTGCGAGGAGCGCAAGATCCCTGTTTGGAGCGAAATCGAATTTTTTGCACGTGCACTAGCAGCTTTGAATCGAATGGCTTTAGAGACTCATACAAAGTATCAGCCTAACATTCTGGCGATTACTGGCACTAATGGCAAAACAACCACCAGTGCGCTAACTGCACAAATTTGTGAGAGAGCTGGTCGTCATGTTGCCTTGGCTGGCAATATCAGTCCGGCCGCACTTGAAAAATTGAGTACCGTATTGAATGAGGCGGAGAGTTTTGCTGATTTGCCGCACATCTGGGTATTGGAGTTGTCGAGTTTTCAGTTGCACTTTACCCATACACTCAATCCAACCGCAGCAACCGTTCTCAATCTCTCGCAAGATCACTTAGATTGGCATGGCGATATGCAAGCGTATGCAGCTGCGAAGGCCCGGATTTTGGGAAGGGATTCAGTCTTGGTTCTCAATCGCGACGATTCCTTGGTAAATGAAATATTTAGTGATGTCGTCGATCATAAGATCATTTCGTTTGGAAGTGATGTGCCAAGGGAGAGTGACTCATTTGGCATTGAGCGTGACTTAAATGGCGGTGGAATCGATTGGTTGGTTTGGGCAGAGCCTGATGAAGCGACCCAAGCGCTGGAGCAGGAGGAAGCGCAAGAGGGATTCATTAAGCGTCGCCGTCGCAGGAAAAATAATGCGTATGAGGAAGCTGAAAGCTTACGACTCAAGCGACTAATTCCGGCAGATGCGCTCCGTATTCGTGGTCGGCATAACGCTCTGAATGCACTCGCTGCACTTGCACTTGCTCGTGCCGCAGGCTTAGGTATCGGCTTGCTCTTACATGGCTTACGTGAGTATCAGGGCGAACCGCATCGGGTTCAAACCGTCGCCGTGATTCGGGATGTGGAATACATTGACGATAGCAAGGGTACTAATGTGGGGGCAACCGTTGCTGCATTAATGGGTTTAGGGACTGCTTCAAGCCAAAAAAATATATGGCTCATTGCAGGCGGTGATGGAAAAGGCCAAGACTTTACCCCCTTATCTGAACCGATCAATCGATTTGTAAAAGGCCTCATCCTGATAGGTCGTGATGGCCCAGCGATTAAGGCAGTGTGCTCAAGCCCAATCAGCCAAGGTAGTTTACAAGTGATAGAAGCAAAGGACTTGGAGTCGGCTGTTCAGTCAGTAGCCCAACATGCAGCAGCTGGTGACCTTGTTTTGTTATCCCCGGCTTGTGCGAGCTTTGATATGTTTAAAAACTATCAACACCGAGCACAGGTTTTTGTGGATGCTGTTCATGAGCTCACGAATCAATGGAGCGATAGTCCCAATGAACATCTAGGGGCGTCGGTATGA
- the rsmH gene encoding 16S rRNA (cytosine(1402)-N(4))-methyltransferase RsmH, translating to MNNIHRPVLLAEAVTAMISGPSFQPNSAVFIDGTFGRGGHTQALLDVIGQESKLIAFDKDPEAIAKAQSLCDPRLQIIHSSFANIEQHIQGASVDAVLLDLGISSPQIDTPERGFSFRFEGPLDMRMDTTRGISAREWLASAAVKEITQVIKTFGEERFATSIARAIVKQREEGHSVQTTKALADLIASVVKTREPGQDPATRTFQAIRIFINQELTDLEKGLAAALKVLKAGGRLVVISFHSLEDRIVKQFMQAHAQVNIPRELPIRAKDLPQSDLEIIARVKPSDSEINENPRARSAVMRVAQKRGALV from the coding sequence ATGAACAATATCCATCGCCCAGTATTACTGGCCGAGGCAGTCACCGCCATGATCAGCGGACCATCTTTTCAGCCCAACTCTGCCGTATTCATCGATGGAACTTTTGGTCGAGGGGGTCATACGCAAGCGCTCTTGGATGTGATTGGCCAGGAGAGCAAGCTTATCGCATTCGACAAGGATCCAGAAGCCATTGCCAAAGCCCAATCGCTTTGCGATCCACGTCTGCAAATCATTCATTCCAGTTTTGCCAACATCGAGCAGCATATTCAGGGGGCATCAGTCGATGCGGTGTTACTCGACTTAGGCATCAGCTCACCACAAATCGATACACCGGAACGGGGATTCTCATTTCGGTTCGAGGGCCCGCTTGATATGCGCATGGATACGACACGCGGAATCTCAGCGCGGGAATGGCTCGCCAGCGCAGCAGTCAAAGAGATTACTCAGGTGATTAAAACCTTTGGTGAGGAGCGATTCGCAACGTCCATCGCGCGTGCCATAGTAAAGCAACGTGAAGAGGGGCATTCTGTTCAAACCACTAAAGCCTTGGCAGATTTGATTGCAAGCGTAGTGAAAACGCGTGAGCCAGGACAGGATCCAGCAACTCGAACATTTCAGGCGATTCGGATTTTTATTAATCAAGAATTAACCGATCTTGAGAAGGGTCTAGCAGCTGCACTTAAAGTATTAAAAGCCGGCGGTCGATTGGTAGTAATTAGTTTTCATTCACTCGAGGACCGCATTGTGAAGCAGTTCATGCAAGCGCATGCGCAAGTGAACATCCCTCGAGAATTGCCGATACGAGCAAAAGATTTACCGCAGAGCGATTTAGAAATCATTGCTCGGGTTAAGCCAAGCGATAGTGAGATTAATGAAAATCCTCGGGCCCGTTCGGCGGTGATGCGCGTTGCGCAGAAAAGAGGTGCTCTCGTATGA
- the ftsW gene encoding putative lipid II flippase FtsW: MNIRQNRFWNISREGFDGFRSGLRDAVSGVEQTRSRMMEYDQLLVWAVLSLSLIGLVMVYSASITLADGPKYANYSSNHFLIRHLISLGIAVFVGFWVFKIPVKTWDKLAPYIFAFTILLLIAVLIPGIGKGVNGARRWISLGVMNFQPSELMKFAVIIFAASYTVKRQEHLHSFVKGFVPMGLAVALVGLLLMLEPDMGAFMVIAIIAMGILFLGGINAKLFAGLTIVGVVIVATVIALSEFRRQRIFAFLDPWQAEHAARKGYQLVHSLMAFGRGEWFGVGLGGSVEKLHYLPEAHTDFILAVIGEELGFVGVFVVILLFYWIVRRAFLIGRTALQLDRSFAGLCAKGIGIWVGWQAFINMGVNLGLLPTKGLTLPLVSYGGSAILMNMVAFAVLLKIDYENRILMRGGKL, from the coding sequence ATGAATATTCGTCAGAACCGTTTTTGGAATATCTCGCGCGAGGGCTTTGATGGATTTCGTTCGGGGCTGCGCGATGCGGTATCCGGTGTTGAGCAAACGCGTTCGCGCATGATGGAGTATGACCAATTGCTGGTTTGGGCGGTGTTGTCTTTAAGCCTAATTGGCCTTGTGATGGTTTATTCAGCTTCGATTACCTTGGCTGATGGCCCCAAATATGCCAACTACAGCAGTAATCACTTTTTGATTCGGCATTTGATCTCGCTCGGGATCGCGGTATTTGTTGGGTTTTGGGTCTTTAAGATTCCAGTGAAAACGTGGGATAAGTTAGCTCCCTATATTTTTGCGTTCACGATTTTGCTCCTAATTGCTGTATTGATTCCTGGAATCGGTAAGGGCGTGAATGGCGCACGGCGTTGGATTTCCTTAGGAGTGATGAATTTCCAACCATCCGAGCTGATGAAATTCGCTGTGATTATCTTTGCAGCCAGTTACACCGTCAAACGCCAGGAGCATCTGCATTCCTTTGTGAAGGGCTTTGTCCCCATGGGGCTAGCAGTTGCCTTAGTTGGACTATTGCTGATGCTTGAGCCCGATATGGGAGCCTTCATGGTGATCGCCATCATTGCCATGGGCATTTTGTTCTTAGGCGGAATCAATGCCAAATTGTTTGCTGGCTTAACGATTGTTGGTGTAGTGATTGTGGCAACCGTCATCGCCTTATCCGAGTTTAGACGTCAGCGAATTTTTGCATTTTTAGATCCTTGGCAAGCCGAGCATGCTGCACGCAAGGGCTATCAATTAGTTCACTCCTTGATGGCCTTTGGACGTGGCGAGTGGTTTGGTGTTGGTTTAGGTGGGAGTGTTGAGAAATTGCATTACTTACCGGAAGCGCACACCGACTTCATCTTGGCGGTGATTGGTGAAGAACTTGGTTTTGTGGGTGTGTTTGTAGTGATCCTACTTTTTTATTGGATCGTACGTCGTGCATTTCTCATTGGTCGTACTGCCTTGCAATTGGATCGAAGTTTTGCGGGACTCTGCGCCAAAGGCATCGGTATTTGGGTCGGCTGGCAAGCCTTTATCAATATGGGTGTGAACCTAGGTCTTCTGCCGACGAAGGGCTTGACTCTGCCGCTCGTGAGTTACGGCGGCTCAGCTATTTTGATGAATATGGTGGCTTTCGCAGTCTTATTAAAGATTGATTATGAGAACCGAATCTTGATGCGCGGAGGCAAGCTATGA
- a CDS encoding UDP-N-acetylmuramoyl-tripeptide--D-alanyl-D-alanine ligase gives MQAIPTMTNLAHIHALLPNSQLHNIGIVEARDQLISQVGTDSRNLSAGELFVALKGDRFDAHNFLSAVAEQGASAALISEKTTCPTSLPAVYVEDTRKGLGELAAAWRAQFGLPLAVVTGSNGKTTVKEMIAAIFREAVDPTELLVTEGNLNNDIGLPLTLLKLRPSHRLAVIELGMNHPGETAELAAIARPTIALINNAQREHQEFMETVDAVAREHADALRALRSDGVGVFPADTLYSGLWKDACASKRYVEFRWLDQIPNANLVSASVVDGYLLADGQIEVRTSTGSIQVKLNTLGEHNYRNAIAASAVAIAAQIPLVQIKAGLEKFMPVSGRMQRITISQNIELINDTYNANPDSVVAAVKSLAALRGERYLVLGDMGEVGSQGPAFHQELGKYAAQCGIEHFMSIGSLTKESHAAYLRERPTGDSRHFDDIDLLNRELLQNLRQSDQRNVCILVKGSRFMRMERVVQALIEGVKPCS, from the coding sequence ATGCAAGCCATTCCAACCATGACCAATCTTGCTCATATCCATGCCTTACTTCCAAATAGTCAATTGCACAACATTGGCATAGTTGAAGCACGTGATCAACTAATTAGTCAGGTCGGAACTGATAGTCGTAACCTTTCCGCTGGAGAACTCTTTGTAGCACTTAAAGGCGATCGCTTTGATGCGCACAACTTTTTAAGTGCTGTGGCCGAGCAGGGTGCTTCTGCTGCCTTGATTAGTGAGAAAACAACGTGCCCAACAAGTTTGCCAGCAGTTTATGTAGAAGATACCCGCAAGGGGCTTGGTGAGCTAGCCGCCGCATGGAGAGCCCAGTTTGGATTGCCTCTAGCGGTAGTGACCGGAAGTAATGGCAAAACAACCGTAAAGGAAATGATTGCAGCAATCTTTAGAGAAGCGGTTGATCCTACTGAATTACTTGTGACCGAAGGTAATCTCAATAACGATATTGGTTTGCCGCTCACATTATTGAAGCTACGCCCTTCGCATCGGTTGGCCGTGATAGAACTGGGCATGAATCATCCAGGAGAGACCGCCGAGCTAGCAGCGATCGCTCGGCCAACCATTGCATTAATTAATAATGCGCAGCGGGAACATCAAGAGTTCATGGAAACCGTTGATGCTGTGGCGCGTGAACATGCAGATGCTTTACGCGCACTCCGGTCTGATGGCGTGGGCGTATTTCCGGCAGATACCCTATATAGCGGGCTTTGGAAAGATGCTTGCGCCTCCAAACGGTATGTAGAGTTTCGCTGGTTAGATCAGATACCTAATGCAAATTTAGTATCAGCTTCCGTGGTTGATGGTTATTTACTTGCGGATGGTCAGATCGAAGTGCGAACATCGACTGGCTCAATTCAGGTGAAACTTAATACGCTGGGCGAGCATAACTACCGTAATGCCATAGCCGCCAGCGCAGTCGCGATTGCCGCACAAATTCCGTTAGTGCAAATTAAAGCGGGCTTAGAGAAATTCATGCCTGTATCGGGTCGGATGCAGCGCATCACGATTTCCCAGAATATCGAACTCATCAACGATACCTATAACGCCAATCCAGATTCGGTCGTAGCCGCCGTTAAGTCATTGGCCGCTCTTCGTGGTGAGCGTTATTTGGTTTTGGGTGATATGGGAGAAGTGGGTTCGCAGGGTCCCGCTTTTCATCAGGAACTTGGGAAGTACGCTGCGCAATGCGGTATTGAGCATTTCATGTCGATTGGTTCTCTAACGAAAGAAAGTCATGCAGCATATTTACGTGAGAGACCTACTGGGGATTCACGTCATTTTGATGACATTGATTTATTGAATCGCGAGTTGCTTCAGAATCTGCGGCAATCTGACCAACGTAATGTTTGTATCTTAGTTAAAGGATCCCGATTTATGCGGATGGAGCGGGTAGTGCAAGCTCTCATTGAGGGAGTGAAACCATGCTCTTGA